In Daphnia magna isolate NIES unplaced genomic scaffold, ASM2063170v1.1 Dm_contigs112, whole genome shotgun sequence, the sequence TGACTAATCTTGTTCCGTTGCATAGTCCTCGTCTTGAGTCTATATTCTTCAGAAGCATTATTATGGCACCAACTTTGAGTTTTAACGTATGAGGTGGAATTCCAGATATTTTCAACGTGTTGAGGAATTCTGTTGGGAAATTAGCAACTTCTTCCTCATCACCTGTGATTGTGTCTATGCTCTTATGAACACACTGCTCACCAGGCATGTTTTTGATTATTGCATTGTTTATCTTCAAACATTCATCATTCTTGGGGCATAATATCGCACGGGAATTAACTTCTTCAGAGATATCTTGATCCAATAGATGCTTTGGATCACCGAACACGTGATGAATTAAAGCATTGATTCTTTGATCTTGGTCATCTCCGGTGATATTCAAAGACTTAGCATATTCTTCGGTAATCAGGAAGTCAGGAGGGATTTCAACGACATCTGAACTCAAATTTGCTGTTGTTGGTAACGTCCCATTTCCCAGTTCAATCAGCCAATTTGCGTACTCTTGACTTCCCGCCGTGGTGCGCATGTTTTCTGTTAAACGAAGGTGACGAAAGGTGGACCAACTGTCGCAGTTTTTAATGGTAGCTTCAACTACcttaacctgatttccatgTTTGACTACTGGCAAACATTGTCTAAAGTCTCCCCCGAGGAGAAGGACTTTAATTCCATAAGGCTTGTTATTCTTAGTCACTTTTTCAGTGACGTGCTTAATCGCATTGAGAGCGTGGTTGGTCATAACAGTAGCTTCGTCCTCGATGATTAGTGCGGCACCCCTTATCAATTTCGCCGAGAAGTGGTGTTCTTCTATTTTCGATCTGGTTGTTTCTGTGATGGGCGGATAAATTTTAAACTGAGAATGATAAGTGGCTCCATCAATCAACAGTGTTGAAGCGATTGCAGTTGAAGCGACAGCAatgatcttttttccttcaccCTGAAGAACGTTGATTAGAGTATTGTAGAGAAATGTTTTCCCTGTTCCACCAAGACCATCTAAGAAGAATTGACGTGATTGAGGAGAGTTTTCATCATTGATTGCGGTCATTTTTTGATCAAATGCCGCTCGTTGACCAACATTTAATTTAGCCATCATCATTTCCCctctcaatttcttttgtctttggACAttctcatcattttcttcaatttcagCGGAAATAAGTCTATCAATTAGTTGGAAATCAGGTATGGGTAGTTCAAAATCTTCATATTTTTCACCATTTTGCACTATCTTATCTTGAATCCATTTTAACGCTAGATTTTTGGCCACTTCTTCTCCATGGCCATTTCTTTGGTAGTCTTCAGTGAGATGCTGTAGGTTGTTATTAAAAAGAAGTTGCGCGTTCGTCGGACGACAGTGGCAACATATGTCGACAAAAAGTTGTCTTAACTGCACTGGCATTTCAAAGGCAGCGGCTTCTTCCATTACTTTTTCCCAAGCACTGTCATCAGCGAGAAGATTTCTTGCTATGGCCGCTTGCTTGAATGTGGGATACAAAACGTTGTCGACTGTTCGAAGATATTCAAAACTTGTTGCTCCTTTTACCTCAAGCAAAAGCAAGCGAAGACTGTGTCTTTCTACTTGTTTCACCCCAACAGAATAAATTCTGCCGATAACATTTATTCTCTTCTTTCTTGGCTTCCATTTACGTTGGTTGTTATGGAAGCAGAAATGATTCGGAATTTCGCGATAGTAGTACTGTCTTGCCGATTCGTGATCCTGGTTTAATTTAAACCAAGCTATCAAAGTAGTTAATTTTGAAGCTGCATTTAACACTGCTCGATCTTCAAATCCTGCTTGGAAGTAAACAGGTTGTTCTTGAGGAAGATGAACAGCCAATCGACTTACGGCGTGAGATCGGTAACAAAGTGGGTACTTAAAAAGTCGCCAGCATGTTTCTGGAGCGCTCACGTATCTTGTGTCCAAAAACTGCTTAATTTCATCCCACACTATTTCCTGTTGACCTTGTTGATTTTCAGCTCTGCTAATTTGAATATTTGCGCAATCATGTCctttgtatatatatttaaatatatactTGACACTTGTAATAGACGCGCAAAACTCTAAATTGATGTGAGAATTGTATTTCAGAGAGAGATAAGCATTAAAAGGAACAACCCAGCTGTTATCAACTCGAGGAGAGTTTGGCTTGTCGTTTAGAGGATACGAAATACCGGTGTCTCGTCTTCTGTAGGTTGGATATCCATTGGAATTAATGACTGTTGATGGTGAAAAAGGTTTTGGAAACGATTTCGTGCATTTACTACCGTCCATGCAGGGTGAGTTTGGATTAATGGTACCACACGGACCATGAATCATGTTGCTCATGATTATTTTGTGAAGTTCTGGGTGTGTTTCTGGATCCGGAATTTCAGCTGAAATTGTCTTGTCGATTTCAGATTCAGTTGTAGGAACGTCATGTTGATCAATCCATATCAACATATGGCAATGGGGTAGGCCTCGCTTTTGATATTCAATTACGTGAATTCTTGCAACAACAACCcctaaaatttgtttttcttgaatatCTTTGATGAGTTCTTTTAATTTAAGTTGATAGACTCTTGCGACAACGTCAGGTCTGTTGGCTGCTACTTGATAGCTCTCGATGCTCTCCGTAATCTCTTGCCACTTTGGATTACAGGTAAATGTGAGGAAATAAGTCGGCTTTCAAAATCTACTGCAAATAGCCATTGCATCTTGATATCCTTGTTTCATCGCTCTTGGACTACCTATGAAAGACGAAGGTAAAATCACAGGTGTCCCTACAGTAATGTTGTCTCTTTCAGCTCGCGTCGTAATATAGTCCATAAGACCATTATACTGTGCGACGTGCAGATCCTTTTGATGCGTTTGAATGTAATGGATCCTGTTCGCCTCAACTTTCACGTACGCATCAACAACATATTGTTGAAACAGCGGTCCTCCGTATAAAACCGCATTAAAAATCCCTTTACGTATCGAGAGTTGACTACTATAAAACTCACACTGAGTTATTCTGGAACGCGGTCCTCTTCGGTTGACGTCATAGATTGGTACTGGAACATCAGGATCAATGTCGACTTCTGTTTCAAATTCTGGTTCCGGTACAATTTCAGTTCGCATCTGGTCTTCTTCGTCGTTTAAGTCTGCGATTCTAGATTCTTCAGCCAATAATTCTTGTTCTTCATCATGATCATGGGAAACATTATCTTGGTCTTCATTTagatttcttcgtttttaatTTTGATCCCATCCATTGTCACCATTCGGAAAAAGCAATGGGTACGTCATGGGATCGCACATGGGTTTTTGAGTATCAATCCTAATGAAAACTTTTCCTCTCCGTGGAATTAATAGATGCCCTCGGACATCCCTGTTTTCAGGGGGTGCTCCATCAATGCTTTTAAACACAACCGCAATTTCTTCTCCTGCAGGGCTATTGTATCTTCTTTCATCCTGTGTTCTTCGATCGTTATGAATAACCATCGAAATCACTAACGGAGCCCTACCTTCAACTGCTGCTTGACGGTCCTCTTCCATAGCCACTTGACGCATGTTTTTGTACATGACAGCATATGGATTAACACGACGAATGAGAGCATCTAGTTGTTCCATGAGAGCACTATCACAGCTTCTGTTTGCTGGATTATTTAATCGTTGTTCGTTCGCTTGAGCAGAATCCAGGAAATATAGTTGCGCGTACTTGAGAGCGGGAGGAACGGATGTTTCTTCATCATAGAATTGAACAGCAGTTGTATTGTGGTAAAGTTGCCCATGAATCTTGTAACAATATGGTCCTCTTCCTCGTAGATTGTCAATGGATGCTCCCAGTGATGCAAATGCGAGAGCATTGTTGTACTTTCGGGCATCTTTGATGAAAATTGCAGATTTAGGATGGCAGTTGGTAAATAACATTTGAAGCAATTCTGGGCATTCCTTAGGAGGAGGGAGAATCACCTTTCCTTTAGAACAACAAAGATTAAATTTCTTGCCACTTGCCATTTCGCCTTTGAAATGAATTGCTCCGCAGAATTAACAACTCACGTCCATTTTCCCGCATGAATAAATCTTAATTTTACTTTCATCTAAGATTGGCTTCGGAGCTAATTGATGAGTCTTCTTCACCTTTGTTTGCCGATTTTGCTCCAAAAATTCTTGTCGGTGACGTTGCTCTTCTTCTGTTTCGACTGGAACAATATCTGCATGTTCTTGAGCATACTTTGCTCGTCGTAAATCTTCAGTTTCTTGATCACATTGTGTCCAATCAACGCTTTCCAAACCATCCAAGAAAATTTCTGGTCCATCGTTTTCAGTTGCCGTAGATTGCTCTTCATTCGCTTCACTCGTTAATTCCGCCACCTCCTGTGTTTCTTCAATAAGACGAATTCCGTGATGAATTTCTTCTACGCTTCTTCTTGCGTGGTTTGCTTCAACTTCATTTGCTGCACGTCGATTCTGGTGGTAGTCTTTGTCAATTCTGCGTCTTTCTTCTCTCATTTCGGGAATTTCCTGTTGACGTACTTTACGTTGTCGTTTAGCCTGTTCACCCTGATTTTGGATAACTTCTTCTTGGGTTCTTGTACGTTTCCTTTCGGCGTAACGTTCCCTGCCAGCTCGCAATCTCAATTCCTTCGCTTccgttttttcttcctttcttttcgcTCTTAgttctgcatttttttttgctttctcttcATCAGTTAGTTGATTTCGTTTTGGGGGCATTTTGAGGGTCAAACACTATTAAATTCCTTAATTAAATGACTTAATAACTAACACGCATGCTCCGGGTGGAACAACAACCGACCACTATATCTGTATCCCACCACAGTTAGCCTATCGGTGATGATAGTCCTTTGCAAGATGGGTGGGGGAAGGATAGGGTTCAGGAATACTtacttgaaataaaaagtcCTGATAATCCGGGATGTGATATTAGACTCGATGGCGAAGAGGCGAAAGCGTCCTTCAATGGGGGTATGGTTGGTAACCCAATGGCAATTTGGTTGTGAATCCGGGAATggtactaaaaaaaaattagacccattgtttgatttttaaatattaaataagTATAAGTAATTGTAGTAATACAACAAATGCTACTGACAGCCAAGATAATGAgaacggaaataaaaaaaaacccatttcCTAAATTGTCTCAAATTTAGGACAATACCAAAATTTTAGAAAGCGTAAACCCTTCTGAAAAAATCATTAATATGATGGCACTCCAAATAAAGTTTCTGGGAACGTATTCTTTTCAATTATTAAAGATACCCATCAATTGTCATTGGAAGGACTGCGAAGGAGATTTGTAAGGGAAACATTCAAGTTTCCTATATTTTCTACTGCGAATAAGAAATTTGGTGAAATCCTTAAGTTTccttcaatttcttcttcgcAGTCTTGTTCGCAGTCTTTCCACTGACAATTGATAGGTACCtctaaattttgaaaagaatacGTTCCCAGAAACTTTATTTGTAGTGCAATCATGTTAATGATTTTATTAAAAGTGTTTACGCTTTCACAAATTTTGATAAATTCCAAATCTGAGATACCATAAGGAAATGAGTGCTTATCTCTGactacacataaaaaaattctgggAAAATAATTTACGGCAtgtaaatagaaaaattaccTTTCTGTTTGCGGGGAAAAAACTGCCAAGACcaaatagtatttaaaaatactgtttaaattgaaaaattgaacCGCGCAAATGAAAACTTTATCTTCTGTCATGCAACGTCAGAGTAGAAGTGTATTCTGCTATCAAATTAATCTTTCAATTTATATGCGACATCTGTTGAGCAGTTTGGAATCCCTCTAATGGCGAAAAGTGCGTATTGTAGTCCGTAAGCCaagaaaatagtaaaaataaaataattaaaaaatctttatttGCCATGAATATGGTTATCAATCATAGattccatttttaaatttatttttaagagaatagaaaattttcaactGCGCGAGGGGACTGGCAAAGATAACAATGAGGTCGTGGATGGCGTAAATCCAGATGGCTCTGATGCATCACCAGAACCATCTGGATTAGCGCCATCTTCGTTCTTCGACCTCATTGTCTTCTTTGCTTGTCCCATCGCGTAGTTAgaaatttttcttctcctaaaacaaatttaaacatGGAAACTGATTCAGATCTCGATGAAACAATGCTTTCCCAAATAGATTTTGACGATCTGGAAGTTTTAGATGAAGTAGGCGAGGGCGATTCCATTTTACAATTaattaaagagaaagaagatgTTGAAAAAGCAAGTGAAGGAGAGTCAAGCAAGAATCAGAAAGAAAGTTTAGATGTAAGAACGGAAACAGAAAAGGCAAAGGGAAGTGTTGaaaaagttgaagaagaaTGGGAGAGAACAGTAAGATTTACAGATGACAGAAAAGTTGTTAAGAACAAAGAAGGTGAAGAgaaaagcaaagaagaagTAGAATTATTTGAAAAGTTGCAAGCAtgtaaaagaaagagaatggATGattatgaagaagaaattaaaattgcGAAGGAGCTATTCAGGGtgcaagaaaagggaaaagaggCGGCAAGAGCAGAAAAACTTCAAAagcagaaagaagaagaagaacggaagaaaaaatttcAGCCAGAAGAAAAGGCGCGCATTGCGTATCAAGAGGTTCTTCTCATGCACCAACAATCTGAACATCTCGTCATTGTCGCAAATGAAGGCAGGGCTGCTGCTTCGGTAGCTTCAACAGCAGCGTTTAATTACTTGGAAAAGTAAGTTCAATTTAATGTTACCTCATGTATTATTTGTAGACTGTATTATTAGAAAGACTGCGAACAACCCTGAACTCCTTCTTTGCAGTCCTTCCACTTATTTTTTTGGGAAGTTGGCCTGCGTACtgaaaatttggaaaatcCTTCTTCGCAGTCCTTCCACTTATTTTTTTGGGAAGTTGGCCTGCGTactgaaaattttgaaaattctttAACCGTTCTCTAGTACACTAAGaaagaaattaagaaaaaaaaacagaaatttagaCTAatgattatgtatttttattagAGTTACTCAGCATGAAAAAAACTTATCTAAAAATGCTACTTACCTGAAAAAGGAGTGGAGTTATCGCCAAGCAGAGCGGGTGAGGTTGgagaattccgaaaaaaaTCATGCATCAAAAATCGCCAATGAAAAGAAGAATCCGGAATAATGTATTTATGTATGGAAGTTTTCTGGCTAATCAGTAAATACATTATTTTCTTCAGAAATTGAAGCGAATTTCGAAATTTGAACATggtgtaattttttatttgactgGTACATGGCATATAAAATGTTTAATAATTTGGTTGGTAGATGGCGTTCAGAGTTATTTGCGTTGAGaaattccccctttttttggtgATGGAAAAATAGCCGCTGGCAGTTTTCACCCCTTTCCAGAGCGGCTGGACTGACCAATCACAGCGTGCTCTCGTTGTGACAGACACAGGCTCCTCCCAAAAAAGCTTGTTCTTTTATTATATATGGATTATGGACAAGGTTTCTTAATTAAGAACCTGAATGAGAGAAACATTCTTTGTATACTACTATTCTACTTGCAGAGAAGAGTTTGGTAGACGGCTTCACCTTCAGGAACATTACTCGTTTGTCACCAACCTTGTTTAACAAATTGCTGTGCATGGTAGGCCCTTCATTGTTCAAAAAAGACACCAACATGAGACGTTCTATCCCAGTCTGTAAAATTAGAATTTTAGAAATCATTAAACTTCAAATGTTAAGTAAATATTCAATTAATAAAATAGAGCAACGATTGGCATTGACTCTGAGATTCCTAGCATC encodes:
- the LOC116933946 gene encoding ATP-dependent DNA helicase pif1-like; this translates as MEEAAAFEMPVQLRQLFVDICCHCRPTNAQLLFNNNLQHLTEDYQRNGHGEEVAKNLALKWIQDKIVQNGEKYEDFELPIPDFQLIDRLISAEIEENDENVQRQKKLRGEMMMAKLNVGQRAAFDQKMTAINDENSPQSRQFFLDGLGGTGKTFLYNTLINVLQGEGKKIIAVASTAIASTLLIDGATYHSQFKIYPPITETTRSKIEEHHFSAKLIRGAALIIEDEATVMTNHALNAIKHVTEKVTKNNKPYGIKVLLLGGDFRQCLPVVKHGNQVKVVEATIKNCDSWSTFRHLRLTENMRTTAGSQEYANWLIELGNGTLPTTANLSSDVVEIPPDFLITEEYAKSLNITGDDQDQRINALIHHVFGDPKHLLDQDISEEVNSRAILCPKNDECLKINNAIIKNMPGEQCVHKSIDTITGDEEEVANFPTEFLNTLKISGIPPHTLKLKVGAIIMLLKNIDSRRGLCNGTRLVIKQLRQNVIVAAISSGKNKGLCVFIPRMNMSPTDSDLPFTLNRLQFPVLLAFAVTINKSQGQTFHRVGILLQEPVFSHGQLYVAFSRATSREGVKVVCIEGAKQGKMLNKSTTVQDREKVFTHNIVYKEVLSST
- the LOC123466651 gene encoding cilia- and flagella-associated protein 251-like: METDSDLDETMLSQIDFDDLEVLDEVGEGDSILQLIKEKEDVEKASEGESSKNQKESLDVRTETEKAKGSVEKVEEEWERTVRFTDDRKVVKNKEGEEKSKEEVELFEKLQACKRKRMDDYEEEIKIAKELFRVQEKGKEAARAEKLQKQKEEEERKKKFQPEEKARIAYQEVLLMHQQSEHLVIVANEGRAAASVASTAAFNYLEK
- the LOC123466650 gene encoding uncharacterized protein LOC123466650 translates to MPPKRNQLTDEEKAKKNAELRAKRKEEKTEAKELRLRAGRERYAERKRTRTQEEVIQNQGEQAKRQRKVRQQEIPEMREERRRIDKDYHQNRRAANEVEANHARRSVEEIHHGIRLIEETQEVAELTSEANEEQSTATENDGPEIFLDGLESVDWTQCDQETEDLRRAKYAQEHADIVPVETEEEQRHRQEFLEQNRQTKVKKTHQLAPKPILDESKIKIYSCGKMDVILPPPKECPELLQMLFTNCHPKSAIFIKDARKYNNALAFASLGASIDNLRGRGPYCYKIHGQLYHNTTAVQFYDEETSVPPALKYAQLYFLDSAQANEQRLNNPANRSCDSALMEQLDALIRRVNPYAVMYKNMRQVAMEEDRQAAVEGRAPLVISMVIHNDRRTQDERRYNSPAGEEIAVVFKSIDGAPPENRDVRGHLLIPRRGKVFIRIDTQKPMCDPMTYPLLFPNEQELLAEESRIADLNDEEDQMRTEIVPEPEFETEVDIDPDVPVPIYDVNRRGPRSRITQCEFYSSQLSIRKGIFNAVLYGGPLFQQYVVDAYVKVEANRIHYIQTHQKDLHVAQYNGLMDYITTRAERDNITVGTPVILPSSFIGSPRAMKQGYQDAMAICSRF